The following coding sequences are from one Microbulbifer sp. TB1203 window:
- a CDS encoding glycoside hydrolase family 43 protein, with protein sequence MTESAPLIEPLIEQRADPYIYKHHDGYYYFIASVPEYDRLELRRSQTLAGLAEAPGITVWRKPETGPYSDLIWAPEIHFIDGTWCIYFAAAPSREILDNLFQHRMYALTTTADNPQEGNWQLAQVDSGIDAFCLDATSFAHRGERYYLWAQKEPGIPGNSNLYIAPMDSPTSIVGKPIRLSIPEFDWETVGFAVNEGPAVIARHGRVFISYSASATDHNYCMGLLYADEDADLLDPASWHKSPQPVFQSCHQRGIYGPGHNSFTVSEDGERDILVYHARTYTKIEGDPLWDPNRHTYIKAFGWSDDGMPVFGNPAEP encoded by the coding sequence GTGACGGAATCCGCCCCCCTGATAGAACCGCTGATCGAACAGCGTGCAGACCCCTATATTTATAAACACCACGACGGCTATTACTACTTTATCGCCTCGGTACCGGAGTATGACCGCCTGGAGCTGCGCCGCTCACAGACACTGGCCGGACTCGCGGAAGCTCCCGGGATCACTGTGTGGCGCAAGCCGGAAACCGGCCCCTACTCCGACCTTATCTGGGCACCGGAGATCCACTTTATAGACGGCACCTGGTGTATTTATTTCGCCGCGGCGCCGTCGCGGGAGATTCTCGACAACCTCTTCCAGCACCGCATGTACGCACTGACCACCACCGCAGACAATCCGCAGGAAGGGAACTGGCAGCTGGCACAGGTGGATAGCGGCATCGACGCCTTCTGCCTCGACGCCACAAGTTTTGCCCACAGGGGCGAGCGCTACTATCTATGGGCGCAAAAGGAGCCCGGAATCCCCGGGAATTCGAACTTGTATATAGCGCCAATGGACTCCCCCACCAGTATCGTCGGCAAGCCGATCCGGCTCAGCATACCGGAGTTCGATTGGGAGACCGTGGGTTTTGCGGTAAACGAGGGGCCCGCGGTGATCGCGCGCCACGGCCGGGTGTTTATCAGCTATTCCGCCAGTGCCACCGACCACAACTACTGTATGGGACTGCTCTACGCCGACGAGGACGCAGACCTGCTGGACCCGGCCAGCTGGCACAAGTCACCACAACCGGTGTTCCAGAGCTGTCACCAACGGGGCATCTACGGGCCGGGACACAACAGCTTTACCGTCTCCGAGGACGGCGAACGGGACATCTTGGTCTACCACGCGCGCACCTACACAAAGATCGAAGGAGATCCGTTGTGGGACCCCAACCGCCACACCTATATCAAGGCGTTTGGCTGGTCGGATGATGGAATGCCGGTATTCGGCAACCCCGCGGAGCCCTGA
- a CDS encoding OmpW family outer membrane protein — MKIIRATHTLAFAVLALAGAPQVMANSGYTVDTFLVRIGVSYVDPDEDNTNFVFDGLFTPDFFGAELDIEEEWGGNISAVWLPVEHWGLELMLTAGVNHDADLRHFRSLLPVTDRIHLGSFDVQMSDLFLNWYFLDPSCLGQPYLGIGVNYTDFHDEDLSSVVSQYLIDNHSAIDFGSLGMGYSWGVAAQAGIDFMFGRDSQWLGNASIIYRDVDVDQITISFPVPDGGNRLIADFDYDPWTLNLGVGYKF, encoded by the coding sequence ATGAAAATTATCCGTGCCACTCATACGCTGGCCTTCGCGGTTCTTGCCTTGGCTGGCGCGCCGCAGGTAATGGCGAATTCGGGCTATACCGTCGATACTTTTCTTGTCCGTATCGGGGTCTCCTACGTAGATCCCGATGAAGACAATACCAATTTTGTATTCGACGGTCTTTTCACGCCGGACTTCTTCGGCGCCGAACTGGATATCGAGGAGGAGTGGGGCGGAAATATATCCGCTGTCTGGCTGCCAGTGGAACATTGGGGGCTGGAGTTGATGTTGACCGCCGGGGTAAACCACGATGCCGATCTCCGTCATTTCAGGAGCCTGCTACCGGTTACTGATCGGATTCACCTGGGCAGCTTCGATGTGCAGATGTCTGATTTGTTTCTCAATTGGTATTTCCTGGATCCCAGCTGCCTGGGGCAGCCGTACCTGGGCATCGGAGTCAACTATACCGATTTTCACGATGAAGACCTCAGCAGTGTCGTCAGCCAGTACCTGATCGATAATCATAGTGCCATCGACTTCGGTTCGCTGGGAATGGGGTATTCCTGGGGTGTTGCAGCCCAGGCGGGCATCGACTTTATGTTCGGCCGGGACAGCCAGTGGCTGGGTAATGCTTCGATTATTTACCGCGATGTGGACGTGGACCAGATTACCATATCTTTTCCTGTCCCTGATGGTGGGAATCGGCTGATTGCCGATTTCGATTACGATCCCTGGACCCTGAATCTGGGGGTGGGTTACAAGTTCTGA
- a CDS encoding OmpW family outer membrane protein has product MKMMRILPPLALTVFSAAAAAGPAGYAPPPVPDKIYGAGTVVGRLGISYIHPASDEVTFANELFFEPVFVDAFRADVDPDGEWGWNVSGMWFPIDHFALELSFVYGNEHDGGDDHGFVDIGGFIPVNGFIPVDGFRRDRDDLGEFESRKSQAMINWYPLDPTCMFQPYIGVGINYTDFHDEDFTLFRRDNQPFQDVILDGQLDMGHSWGYAWQIGADWVFGRDSAWLVNAAAVWVDSETEFGFDIFAVDGFVDDDDDFFVEEVISSYSGDYRYNPWTFNLSVGYKFSF; this is encoded by the coding sequence ATGAAAATGATGCGCATTCTGCCTCCCTTGGCATTGACAGTTTTTTCCGCAGCAGCAGCAGCCGGACCTGCCGGATATGCTCCGCCTCCTGTACCGGACAAGATCTACGGTGCTGGAACGGTTGTGGGCCGTCTCGGCATTTCCTATATACACCCGGCGAGCGATGAGGTGACGTTCGCCAATGAATTATTTTTCGAGCCTGTCTTCGTCGATGCTTTCCGGGCGGACGTGGATCCGGACGGCGAGTGGGGCTGGAACGTCAGTGGCATGTGGTTCCCTATCGATCACTTTGCCCTGGAACTGAGCTTCGTCTACGGTAATGAGCACGATGGAGGAGATGACCACGGTTTCGTTGACATCGGTGGTTTTATCCCTGTCAATGGTTTCATCCCCGTGGACGGTTTCCGCAGAGACCGTGATGATCTTGGCGAGTTCGAATCGCGGAAGAGCCAGGCGATGATCAACTGGTATCCTCTCGATCCCACGTGCATGTTCCAGCCCTATATCGGTGTCGGTATCAACTATACCGATTTCCACGACGAAGATTTCACTCTCTTCAGAAGGGACAACCAGCCTTTCCAGGACGTCATTCTGGACGGTCAACTGGACATGGGGCACTCCTGGGGCTATGCGTGGCAGATAGGTGCAGACTGGGTCTTCGGCCGGGACAGCGCCTGGCTGGTTAACGCCGCCGCGGTCTGGGTGGATTCGGAAACCGAATTTGGCTTTGATATCTTTGCGGTAGATGGCTTTGTGGATGATGACGATGACTTCTTCGTTGAGGAGGTGATCTCATCCTATTCCGGCGACTACCGTTACAATCCCTGGACTTTCAACCTGTCAGTCGGTTACAAGTTCAGTTTCTAA
- a CDS encoding OmpW family outer membrane protein gives MKMTRILTPLAFAVASTAASAGDSGYVPAPAAAPAPVYEAGSAVVRIGASHVNPDEDSDELNFAGVFLPDFEGSDYSIDSDTTWNFSAAYFLVDHFAVEFVYVGESDHDTDVDGFLGFFPPEDRLHLGDIERRSSSLYLNWFPVCKESWVQPYVGAGIGYTDFDDNNAGTVADAYFADTFGAVGPATLEVKDDWGWTGQVGVDVMLGRDSNWLVNAAVQYMDVDTSTRLKFPVPGAIAGLRAGLDFDPWIYNLGIGYKF, from the coding sequence ATGAAAATGACGCGCATTCTGACCCCCTTGGCATTCGCCGTTGCTTCAACTGCGGCATCGGCGGGAGACTCCGGATACGTTCCGGCGCCTGCTGCTGCACCGGCACCGGTTTATGAAGCTGGCTCGGCGGTAGTTCGTATCGGTGCTTCCCATGTGAACCCCGACGAGGATTCAGATGAACTGAATTTCGCCGGCGTGTTCCTGCCAGACTTCGAAGGCAGCGACTACAGTATCGACAGCGACACCACCTGGAACTTCTCCGCCGCCTATTTTCTGGTGGACCATTTCGCGGTGGAGTTTGTCTATGTCGGAGAATCGGACCACGACACGGATGTGGACGGATTCCTCGGATTCTTTCCCCCCGAAGATAGGCTGCATCTCGGTGACATCGAGCGCCGTTCTTCCAGCCTTTACCTGAACTGGTTTCCGGTTTGCAAGGAGTCGTGGGTGCAGCCGTATGTCGGAGCCGGCATTGGCTACACGGATTTTGACGACAACAACGCGGGTACTGTGGCAGACGCGTACTTCGCCGACACTTTTGGCGCTGTCGGCCCTGCCACGCTCGAAGTGAAGGACGACTGGGGCTGGACTGGCCAGGTTGGCGTGGACGTGATGCTGGGACGCGACAGCAACTGGCTGGTTAACGCCGCAGTGCAATATATGGATGTCGACACTTCCACCCGGCTGAAATTTCCGGTGCCGGGCGCCATCGCAGGATTGCGCGCCGGTTTGGATTTCGATCCCTGGATTTATAACCTGGGTATCGGCTATAAGTTCTGA
- a CDS encoding BolA/IbaG family iron-sulfur metabolism protein yields MSLAKQIEEKLRAAFAPQHIEVQCESHLHNVPAGAEMHFRVVLVSDAFVSLRKVQRHQRVYAVLADEMAGPVHALALHTFSPEEWAGQAPQSPECLGGGKKQG; encoded by the coding sequence ATGAGCCTGGCAAAGCAGATAGAAGAGAAACTGAGAGCGGCCTTTGCGCCACAGCATATCGAAGTGCAGTGCGAGAGCCATTTACACAATGTGCCCGCCGGTGCAGAGATGCATTTTCGCGTGGTGCTGGTGAGCGACGCTTTTGTCTCGCTGCGCAAGGTGCAGCGGCACCAGCGGGTTTACGCTGTGCTGGCGGATGAAATGGCGGGGCCGGTACACGCGCTGGCGCTGCATACCTTTAGTCCGGAGGAGTGGGCCGGGCAGGCACCGCAGAGCCCGGAGTGCCTGGGGGGCGGAAAAAAGCAGGGCTAA
- the djlA gene encoding co-chaperone DjlA, whose protein sequence is MSWLGAGIGAGIGLMFGGPIGAALGAWIGSSFGSGLQRAAGGAGSLNREGAQAVFIVTLFSMLAKIAKADGQVSKAEVRLVDDFIQNNLRLSVEDRKHAIQIFQNAKSDTYSIYDYAEQYRQLVHNQAMREMVYRLLFAVAYADGELHAAEEEILRRIPSHLGLHESIFNAMHGEFGRSAQYSTASLQQHYDILECRPDASDRELKLAYRRKAAEFHPDKIAAKGLPEEFMRYAEDQMKSITVAYDTIVAARKREIA, encoded by the coding sequence ATGTCCTGGTTGGGCGCGGGAATCGGGGCCGGTATCGGTTTGATGTTCGGCGGTCCTATCGGTGCGGCGCTGGGTGCCTGGATCGGCAGTTCTTTCGGTTCCGGCCTGCAGCGCGCCGCCGGCGGCGCGGGCTCCCTGAACAGGGAAGGGGCGCAGGCCGTCTTTATCGTCACCCTGTTTTCCATGCTGGCGAAGATCGCCAAGGCAGATGGCCAGGTGTCCAAGGCGGAAGTCCGCCTGGTCGACGATTTTATTCAGAACAACCTGCGCCTGAGTGTGGAGGACCGCAAGCACGCCATCCAGATTTTCCAGAACGCAAAGAGCGACACCTACAGCATCTACGATTACGCCGAGCAGTACCGGCAGTTGGTGCACAACCAGGCGATGCGGGAAATGGTGTACCGCCTGCTATTTGCCGTGGCCTATGCGGATGGTGAGCTGCACGCGGCGGAAGAGGAGATCCTGCGGCGTATTCCCTCCCACCTGGGATTACACGAGTCCATCTTCAACGCCATGCACGGGGAATTCGGCCGGAGTGCGCAGTATTCGACGGCCTCACTGCAGCAGCACTACGACATCCTGGAGTGCCGCCCGGATGCCAGCGATCGGGAGTTGAAACTGGCTTATCGACGCAAGGCGGCGGAATTCCATCCAGACAAAATCGCCGCCAAGGGATTGCCCGAAGAGTTTATGCGCTACGCGGAAGATCAGATGAAAAGTATCACCGTCGCTTACGACACCATTGTCGCCGCGCGCAAGCGGGAAATAGCGTAA
- a CDS encoding sodium ion-translocating decarboxylase subunit beta, whose protein sequence is MENLINLWQSSGAYQMASGQFVMIMVGLLLLFLAINKKFEPLLLVPIGFGGILANIPGADLSLSAAEAAVAGGDPRVLLQMAQLLGVEQLESAYAFESALKETLGNAPAALQLRAEQVALDAGYSNGMLYNFYSVAIASGAAPLVIFMGVGAMTDFGPLLGNPRTLFLGAAAQFGIFATVLGAVGLSVAGIMDFSIADAAAIGIIGGADGPTAIYVSSLLAPDLLGAIAVAAYSYMALVPLIQPPIMRALTTPEERKIEMVQLRHVSKREKITFPLLLLILVALFLPDAAPLLGMFCFGNLMRECGVVSRLSDTAQNALINITTIFLGLSVGSKLAADKFLDPKTLGILALGIVAFAIGTAAGVLMAKLLNLVSKHKINPLIGSAGVSAVPMAARVSNKLGLEANPHNFLLMHAMGPNVAGVIGSAVAAGVMITMVRAMTG, encoded by the coding sequence GTGGAAAACCTTATCAATCTCTGGCAATCCTCCGGCGCCTACCAGATGGCGTCGGGCCAGTTTGTGATGATCATGGTAGGCCTGCTGCTGCTGTTCCTGGCCATCAACAAAAAGTTCGAGCCGCTGCTGCTGGTGCCCATCGGCTTCGGTGGCATCCTGGCGAATATTCCCGGCGCGGACCTGTCCCTCTCCGCCGCGGAGGCGGCGGTGGCGGGTGGCGATCCCCGTGTATTGCTGCAGATGGCACAACTGCTGGGTGTGGAGCAACTGGAATCCGCCTATGCGTTTGAATCGGCGCTGAAGGAGACCCTGGGCAATGCACCGGCGGCGCTGCAATTGCGGGCTGAGCAGGTGGCGCTGGATGCGGGCTACAGCAACGGCATGCTGTATAACTTCTACTCTGTGGCCATTGCCTCGGGAGCGGCGCCGCTGGTGATCTTTATGGGCGTGGGCGCGATGACCGACTTCGGCCCGTTACTCGGCAACCCGCGCACCCTGTTCCTGGGCGCCGCGGCACAGTTCGGCATCTTTGCCACGGTGCTCGGCGCGGTCGGCCTGTCGGTGGCCGGCATTATGGATTTCTCCATCGCCGATGCCGCAGCCATCGGTATTATCGGCGGCGCCGACGGTCCCACCGCCATCTATGTATCCAGCCTGCTGGCCCCGGATCTGCTCGGCGCCATCGCCGTGGCCGCCTATTCCTATATGGCGCTGGTGCCGCTGATCCAGCCGCCGATCATGCGCGCGCTGACCACGCCGGAAGAGCGCAAAATCGAGATGGTGCAGCTGCGCCATGTGAGCAAGCGGGAGAAGATCACTTTCCCGCTGCTGCTGCTGATCCTGGTGGCGCTGTTCCTGCCGGACGCGGCGCCGCTGCTGGGGATGTTCTGCTTCGGCAACCTGATGCGCGAGTGCGGTGTGGTGTCGCGCCTGTCGGATACCGCGCAGAACGCGCTGATCAATATCACCACCATCTTCCTCGGTCTGTCCGTGGGTTCGAAGCTGGCGGCGGATAAATTCCTCGATCCGAAAACTCTCGGCATCCTCGCCCTGGGTATTGTCGCCTTCGCCATCGGCACCGCCGCCGGCGTACTGATGGCGAAATTGCTGAATCTGGTGAGCAAGCACAAGATAAACCCGCTGATCGGCTCCGCCGGTGTTTCCGCGGTGCCCATGGCGGCGCGGGTATCCAACAAGCTGGGGCTGGAAGCCAACCCGCACAACTTCCTGCTGATGCACGCCATGGGCCCCAACGTGGCCGGGGTGATTGGCTCCGCGGTGGCCGCCGGGGTGATGATCACTATGGTTCGCGCAATGACCGGCTGA
- the oadA gene encoding sodium-extruding oxaloacetate decarboxylase subunit alpha produces the protein MTEVKKPLGITDVVLRDAHQSLFATRMRLDDMLPIASSLDKVGFWSLESWGGATFDACIRYLGEDPWERIRELKKAMPNTPQQMLFRGQNILGYRHYADDVVEKFVERAAENGVDVFRVFDAMNDMRNLQTALRAVKRVGKHAQGTISYTVSPVHTLDLWVDLGRQIEDMGADSICIKDMAGLLRPYEGYELVKRLKAAVEIPIHMQCHATTGLSTATALKCVEAGIDNVDTAISSMSMTYGHSPTEALVAILQGTDRDTGLDIELLEEIAAYFREVRKKYAKFEGSLRGVDSRILVAQVPGGMLTNMENQLREQGAGDKLDQVLEEIPRVREDLGFLPLVTPTSQIVGTQAVLNVLTGERYKSISKETAAVLKGEYGATPAAMNKELQAKVLDGAEPISCRPADLLEPELEKLTAELRQKANDESVPLTDGEGEIDDVLTYALFPQIGLKFLKNRGNPDAFEPVPTGNEGNAVTNENGEEVYTVTVEGKSYTVTVADGGDVTGMVPVSGGASAGSAAAPAAGGGKPVAAPLAGNIFKVLVNPGDQVTEGQTIIVLEAMKMETAVSAPRSGSVTEVAVKEGDSVAVGDTLLSIA, from the coding sequence TATCTGGGCGAGGACCCTTGGGAGCGCATCCGCGAGCTGAAAAAAGCCATGCCCAACACGCCGCAACAAATGTTGTTCCGCGGCCAGAATATTCTCGGCTACCGCCACTACGCCGACGACGTGGTGGAGAAATTCGTCGAGCGCGCGGCGGAAAACGGCGTGGACGTTTTTCGCGTGTTCGATGCCATGAACGATATGCGCAACCTGCAGACCGCTTTGCGCGCGGTGAAGCGGGTGGGCAAACATGCCCAGGGCACCATTTCCTATACCGTCAGCCCGGTGCACACCCTGGATTTGTGGGTGGACCTGGGCCGGCAGATCGAGGACATGGGCGCGGATTCAATCTGCATCAAGGATATGGCCGGCCTGCTGCGTCCCTACGAGGGTTACGAGCTGGTGAAGCGCCTGAAGGCTGCGGTGGAAATTCCCATTCATATGCAGTGCCACGCCACCACCGGCCTTTCCACCGCCACCGCATTGAAATGCGTCGAGGCGGGAATCGACAATGTGGACACGGCGATTTCCTCCATGTCCATGACCTACGGCCACAGCCCCACCGAAGCTCTCGTGGCCATCCTGCAGGGCACGGATCGCGACACCGGGCTGGATATCGAGCTGTTGGAAGAGATCGCCGCCTACTTCCGCGAGGTGCGCAAGAAATACGCCAAGTTCGAGGGTTCCCTGCGCGGTGTGGACTCGCGCATCCTGGTGGCCCAGGTGCCCGGCGGTATGCTGACCAATATGGAAAACCAGCTGCGGGAGCAGGGCGCCGGGGACAAGCTGGACCAGGTGCTGGAGGAAATTCCCCGGGTGCGCGAGGACCTGGGTTTCCTTCCCCTGGTCACTCCAACCTCCCAGATCGTCGGCACCCAGGCGGTACTGAACGTGCTCACCGGCGAGCGCTACAAATCCATCTCCAAGGAGACCGCGGCAGTACTCAAGGGCGAGTACGGCGCGACCCCGGCCGCGATGAACAAGGAGCTGCAGGCAAAGGTGCTGGACGGCGCCGAGCCGATCAGCTGCCGCCCGGCGGACCTGCTGGAGCCGGAGCTGGAAAAGCTCACCGCCGAGCTGCGGCAGAAGGCCAATGACGAGAGCGTTCCGCTGACCGATGGAGAGGGGGAGATAGACGATGTGCTCACCTATGCGCTCTTCCCGCAGATCGGCCTCAAGTTCCTCAAGAACCGCGGCAATCCCGACGCTTTCGAACCGGTGCCCACCGGCAATGAGGGCAATGCGGTCACCAATGAAAACGGCGAAGAGGTGTATACGGTCACCGTTGAGGGCAAGAGTTACACAGTAACCGTGGCCGACGGCGGGGATGTCACCGGTATGGTGCCGGTTTCCGGCGGAGCCTCCGCCGGCAGCGCTGCGGCCCCGGCTGCCGGTGGCGGCAAACCGGTGGCGGCGCCGCTGGCGGGCAATATCTTCAAGGTGCTGGTGAACCCCGGCGACCAGGTGACCGAGGGCCAGACCATTATCGTGCTGGAAGCCATGAAGATGGAGACCGCGGTCAGCGCGCCGCGGTCGGGCAGCGTCACCGAGGTGGCGGTGAAAGAGGGCGATTCCGTGGCGGTGGGCGACACCCTGCTGTCCATCGCGTAA